The DNA region TAACATCTCTACTAGCTGGAAATTCCTCTTAGAAAAGTTGTCTTGAGTTAGCTCTTCTGATAGCATGTGAAGGTCTCAAACGTCAGAGTGCAAAAATGCAGGGATATTATAGGGTTGATATCAGCGTCGTCTGCTCTAGCGGGGAATTGTTGTAATCACATTTCACCTGGGTTTATGGTTTTTATTTGACGAGGGGAGATTTCAATTCCTAATTTTTAGTCACGGTTTAAGTTTATCCTAAAACAACTCTATACTTGAGTATTCATAGACTTCTAAAGTTGTACAGTCATTTGTTTGAGACCTTTCAAAGAATATTGAACTGACTATTCGCATGCTGATCTATCCATacctttccatttttttttcccttACAACTTACTCAGATAGCTGAATTTTAAAATCACTTGTAGGGTGGAGGAGTTGCTGCCAAGAAGGGAGTTATTCCAGCACCAAGACTAATTAGCTCTACAGAGCTTGAGTAATATGTTTACTCCATTTGTTACGATTCTTATATAATAGGTTACAAGTACGTGATTTTCTTCCTTTAATTAAACTGCAGAGACTTTCGGCCTCTCATCCAATACCGGAAGGATCGGGATACGAACCTAATGTTTGAAATTCTTGACGGAAAGATGCTGAAGGATGGTTATTTATACAAAAAAGTGGGGACTGATTCATTGAGCTATTGGGGTGTAGTGCCTACTGAAGCTGAACTCCTAAAGTTTGAACCTTCTAGTAATGATGAACCCCAGGATGTAGAGTGGCTTACCCAGCTTTACGGTAATcggaagaaaaagaaaatcacaAATGATTTCAAGGTTGGTCAGAAAGGAGGTGAGAAAGGAGAGTGTTCTTCAAGCTCTAGCATGGAAAACAATTTTGAAGTGGATGATCTTGTATTTTTTGGGTAGGTTTGTCTCTTACTGTTTACCAATGTGGAATTTGCACCctgtatttgtcattcttgcttAATCGTTCTTATATGCTATTACAGTAGGAATGATTTTGGCATTATTATTGGCAAGGAGAAAGATGATAGCTTTAAGGTATATGCGTTTCTATTGGCTTTGTTTTGCTTTGGGTGAATGATATCTTATATAAAGTGATTATTTCTCAGATCATGAAATATGGTTCAGATAGACCTGTGGTAGTGAGCATTCAACTGCGTGAGTTGAAGCGTGCATCTTTTGATAAGAAGCTATTCACTGTGAAAGATCAGCTAACTAATGCCATTTCAATCGGTGATGTGGTTAAAGTTTTGGATGGTTCCTTGAAGGTTTGACTGTTTTTCATCTTTTGTTTTTATCTTTTGATGATTATGGTAGTGTCTGGGTCAGCTTTTGTGTACCTTAACTAATTCACAGCTTACTTGCTATCTCCCCAACTGCCCACTAAATGTTAGGTAGATAAGAATAATTCACTAGTGCTACTACAGGCATTCGAAACCTTGGGTCCAAGGCTGTTACTAGGTTACCCCTTGGAAAGGTTACCCCTTTGTTATTAGTCTTCTGAAATGATGCAATGGAGGGTTAATAAATGCAGGATAGACAAGGAACTGTGAAGCAGATCTACAAAGGTGTCGTCTTTCTATATGACCAAAGTGAACAGGATAATAATGGTTATCTCTGTGTCAAAGGTCAGATTTGTGAAAGAATTACAGGAAGTGGTGGTGTATTGAATGAAAAGGTTTGTACATTTGGGGCTTATTCGAGCTAATCGTATTTATATGTTACCCATATTTGTTCCCTAACTTTTTTGTGCATATTTTATTTAATCAGGGAAGTGAGCCTGGTTCCTCAGGTTTTGCAGATTTCTCATCATCCCCTAAATCCCCTCTTTCGCCTGAGAAATCTTGGAGAGTGAAGGATGATAACAACAGCTGTATGTTTTTTATGAGTCTGCTCTTTTTCTATTTGATGCCTCGAATCAACGGACTGGCTCCCAATTAAAATATTGATTCctttaacttcttttttttttctctcaacaGTCAAGCGCGAGGATACAAATGAAATGTTTTCAGTTGGGCAGGCACTGAGAATCCGAGTGGGGCCTCTGAAGGGATATCTTTGTCGTGTAATAGCCATACGACGTTCTGATGTTACAGTAAAGCTTGATTCCCAGCAAAAAATTCTTACAGGTTTATACATTTCCTTACTTCTACTTCTAATATTATATGGGAAAATGTCGCTAAACTTTCTGTCTTTGTAGTCAAATCCGAACATCTTGCTGAAGTTCAAGGAAATAGATCTGTCATGTCTCTTGGGTACAATTTCTTTACCTGAACAAATTCGAGGAGAAACTTTTCATTTACTTTTTGACACTTTGATTTCTTTTTACACTCTCTTTACTTTCTACAATAGGGGCGATGGTGATGCGGCAAAACCTTTTGACCTGCTTGGAACACAGGATGGTTCTCAAGGTAGGAAGCATTTTGCTCCTTTTCTTGGATGAGTAAAAGTGCTTTTTTATTCCAGATAAAAAGCACCAAATAGGTGCAGCTACATATAAAAAAGGCTCTATCAAAGAGTTGAACATCATACATCTGTCATCTTATACCAAAAGCCAAAAGATATAAGCATGAGTATCTAAGTTTGTGTATAGAGTTAACTAAGCCTTCAAAGTATCTTTATTCCTTTTCCACCCAACTGGTCCAAAAAATGCATGCTGGGATGGTCATCCATGTTCTCCTATTCTGTTCTGCAATTCTCTTTCTTCGTGCAAGCAGATCCTCCACTGTCTTTGGCATTGCCCATTTTAGATTGTATAAGCTGAGAAACATGCACTACAGATTTGTGGCTGTCTGCCAGTGTACAAAGAGGTGATTCACTTCTTCCTCATTTTCCTCACACTTGAGCTTCTGCTACACAACGGTATTCCCATCCCTTGTAACTTTGATTTTGTCAAACACGCTTCATTTGCAGTTATCCAACAAAAACTAGCAACCTTAACTGGTGCTTTGGCTTCCAGCTTATCTTCCAAGGCCACTGTGTGATAGTAATCTTCATGTTGCACAAAGTTCTGTACCCAGACTTAACAGTGTATTTCTTATTCTTTTGATGTTCTGGCCCCTTCTAATTATCCAGAAGATTAGTGACTCCCCTAATTTCCCGGTCTTCACAGTTTCTCCTAAAAGATAATTCCCGGTATCTTTGTGATGTTGTGCTGCTGTTGCTTTAGATTTACTTCCAAATTATATTGGGGGGATATCTCCTGCCAAAATATGTCCGCATGTTACCCATTGAGAAGTGTGTGGTTTTTTATATAATCATCTCTGAGTTTTCAGATGTTCTTCAACATGCCCACGTCATGACGTACTGTGACGGTTTTACAGGACCAACTGTCCCGCCCATGTCTGGCAATTATAACCTGTTTCTGCGTGCGGAATTTATTACTGCCTTTGAACATATCTTTCTACATGGATGTATCTGACTGCAGAGCCTTCTTTTGTTTGTTTATTTGTATTTTTGccgtttatttttctttcttagctTTTGGTTGTCTTGTCTCGTTATTTGATGTCAAATTTTCTATATATCCGTACTTCTCCTTTGATAAGTATAGTCTGTACTTttatcctttttctttcttttcttcgttGCAGTTACTCTTTACTTAAAAGACAGTACTAGCTAACAAATTTATCAAGGTTTCTAACTTATCGTGTATGTATTTGCTGGttctttcttttatctttttgGCAGATTGGATGGTTCAAGGGGCCACAGCCACTGAGGGTAGCACCGGAAATGCAGGAGCATCATCCTCTGCTGAAAGGTTAAATTTTTTTGCTAATATTTATTGTTTGTTACCTGTTCATACATCTCAAAGTAGTATCTATGTGGACAGgtatttttatttctttcttatgTAAACGTTGATTCATGTATCTGCTGGTCATATGTGGAAAGGTTTTTTTATTTCTTGCTTATATAAAAGTTGATTCATGTATCTGCTAGTCACTATGTGGTAAAGGGCCTGCAGATGGAGATGCTTGCATCTGCTTTCCATACTTGAAACAAAAAAGGAGCTCAAataatgccttttttttttttttgaggaagaGTTAATTGTCTAAGTATTTTTCTTGATATGATAAAAGAGTTGTTATGAAAAGATCTAGTTCAAAGTTTAAAAGTCGTTGCTAATGTTTACTGTCTGTAATGAAAGGTTTAAAGTTTTTGCTAACATTTACTTTTTGTTTTCTTGCTCATACATCTCTCGGTAGTATCTATGTAGAATGGTATATCTATTTCTTGCATTTCTAAATCTTGATTCATGTTGTTCACCCCTGGGTAAAGTGTGTAAAGATTGAAATGCTTGCATCTGTTTTCCATACTTGTAATAAAATTAAAAGAAGCTAAAATCATGTGTGATTTTGAGAAGGAATTATTTGCTGCCGCTTCTTCTTCTTACGCTAAAAGAGTTGTTATGAAGAGATTGACTTTAAATCTTCTCTAGTTTCTGTCCAATGAAATTCTTAAACTATCTTTTGTCTACTTATGTTCAAAGTTTGGAAGTTGGAACTGACCTGCTAAGGAGCTGATGTTTTCTCTCACTTTGTAAAACTTTTGCAAACTCATATTTATCAGTTCACATACTTTTGAACATACTCACAGGACAGGGCTTGATAGGTTTCGGATTTCTTTGCTTTGGGGGAGGGGAGGGATTGAGGTTAGGAAGGAATGGGGGAAGAGATATAAGACTAACTAAGAAATAGGCATAAGAGGCTTGAGTATGAGTGAAGGCACTAATATCAAAGGATGAAATTACACAGTTACTTGGATATCCAAATTTACAATACTAGTTTTAAACTTGCCTCTGCGATTTTTGGTTAAAACTGTATGTCTTCTGTTCAACTATCTCCATTCGGCTTCTTAAGAAAAGTTTTAATTCATGCGGTTTTACATATTATGCAACTAATCTTCAGACTTTTACACGACATTCGCGGTATGAATTTTAGTGATTCGTTGTTGCTTTTAAGGCACTATAGATTTTACTTAATTTGATTTCATTTGACACTGAGAAGATGGAGCTTTTCCCTTTTTTCCCTCTACATTATTATTCGCGGTATGAATTTTGTTGATTCGTTGTTGTTTTTAAGGTACTATAGATTTTACTTGGTTTGATTTCATTTGACACTGAGAAGATGGAGCTTTTCCTTTTTTTCCCTCTGCATTATTATtgaaaatcaatgatatttaaTATGAACTGATAAAGGCAGAGCCTTTGTGCAGGAGTTCTTGGCCTGCCTTTCCTTCTTCAAGCTTATCGGTCAGTATGCAATCTCTTCTTGAAAATGCCCAAGTCTGGACCTCGGTCTTATGACTGTTGTTATGTCCCATTTTTCTGCCATGAGCTCACATCAGAATCTACTGGATTATTGCAGGTTCAGCTGGATTCTGCTGATGATTCAAAAACTGGTATGATAATTGTGTCATATTGTGAAGGTTACGAGCCAGGCAAATGCTGCCTTAGCCCTTGTCTTCTGGATTTTCTTTTACTAATAATGAGGAGCAGTCTCAGCTTTAGTATATGCTGACAAGCTGGTTGTACTTTTTGTCAGTCTCCCTGCAATAGCCCTTGTCTTCTGGCTTTGGTTGGACTATAACCAGGAGCCATCTCAGCTGTGGTATATGCTGACCAGTTGGTCTTCTAAGAAGTTGGCTTGTTTAGTATTCTAGTATTGAAGGACAAACCCTTTCTCTTTGCTATAGGACTCCTCTTTTCACAGAGTCACTGCACGTTCATGAGCTCATGACTTCCTGGTGATTCATATAAGTTAATTCAGGCCTGCAATATTTCTCTCTTTTGACTTTTTAAACAGAACTACAAAATTCGACGAAATCAAAATAGATTTTCCTGAAATGGCAGATAGTAGGTTAGAAGTGCATCTTATGCATCAGTCTGTAAAAAGTCTAGAAAGCTATGGAAGTAAGTGGTCAAGAATTGTATTAGCTTGAGGATTTGTAGTTTTCCCGTCGGTTGGTAGTTTTTTCTTTGGACAGTCATAATTGAATCCAGTTGCCTTTTACTTGTTTATTTTGGACCTTACTTTGACTTACTTCAGGTTATCCAGAGAAGTGGatgcttttctttgttttttgaGCTTAAAGTGAAGCTCTGTCATGCAATAGTGAACTGCCAACTGAAATTACTTTTCCTGTGTGCATTATGTTTTCTTTCAAATTAATGCTTCTCATACCATATATGTAGGTAATTCGATATGGGAGACTAAAGCAACTCAAACTCAGAATACATCATGGGGTGCATCTGGAGTCAGTGAAGGAACTGTTGCTGGCTCTGGGCAAGATGATGGTTGGGCGAAAGCTACTTCTACTGCTGGTGCCACTAGTGGTGCGTCCGATGGCTGGGGCAAAAAGGTTGAATCACATCAAGAGAGCACCAAGAAGGTTATGGATAATTCCTGGGGCAGATCTGTGCAAAAACAAGGGAATAATGATGATTCTGGCAAAACCTCATGGGGCAAGCAGGATGGTGGATCTTCTTGGGGTAAGCAGTCTGATGCTAATACAGAATCTGACTGGAAAAAACAAGATGGTGGATCGGACAAGACAGATAAAACCTCGTGGAGCCAGCAGGGTGCCGGATCTTCTTGGAATAAAAGTGATGGTAGATCGTCTTGGAGTAAGCAAGCGGGTGGATCTTCTTGGGGTAAGCAATCTGATGCAAATGCAGAAACTGGATGGAAAAAGCAAGACGGTGGATCAAATAAGACAGAGAGCAAAACCTCTTGGAGTCAGCAGGATGGTGGATCTTCTTGGAAGAAGAGTGAAGGTGAAGGTGGATCCTCCTGGGGTAAGCAATCTGATGCAAAGGCAGAGAATAGCTGGAAAAAGCAAGATGGTGGATCTAGCTGGAGTAAGCCAGACAACAAAACCTCTTCTAGCCAGCAGGACTCTGGATCCTCTTGGAATAAAAACAATGGTGGATCTTCTTGGGGTAAGCAATCTGATGCAAATGCGGAGACTGACGGGAAAAAACAAGATGGTGGATCTAGTTGGAGCAAGCCTGACGACAGCAAAACCTCTTGGAGCAAGCAGGATGATGGTTCTTCTTGGAACAAAAAGGAGGATGTATCATTCACCAAGCAAGCTGGAGGTACTTCATGGGACAAGGGAAGTGGTGGATCTGCTTGGATCAAGAAGGAAGCCGAATCTGGTGGGGGCAAAAAGGATGGTGGGTCTTCTTGGGGTAAACAAGCTGCAGGGGGATCGTCTTGGAAAAGAGGTCATGATAAAAATCTTGATGAAGACACCGGTGTTCCAGTTAATCAGTCTTCTGATTCTCAGAGCGGTGGTGGTTGGAATGCTTCCAAACGGTCAAATGATGGATGGTCTTCTAGTTGGAATAAAAATTCTGCCACAAAGGAGGTAGGAGGTTCTAGTGGAAATCAGTCTGATTGGGACAAAAAATCTGGTCAAGTGGGTGGAGCCGCTGGTTGGGACAACAAGATCACTCATAAAGAGTCAGAAGGAAACTCCTCTGCATGGAATAGCAAATCTGCAGTCGAACAAGATGGAAATGGAAAAAATCAAAATGATCCATGGAGTGCCAAAAAGACTTCTGATGGAGGTTCATCTACAGGATGGGGTCAAAGTAATTCGTGGAAGAGTGGAACGAATGATGCAGTTGGACAAGATTCTTGGAGCAGCAAAAGTAACTGGAATTCTggaagtgactttggtggcaacaACCAGCAGTCTGATTCTTACAGTGACAGGGGAAGAGGTGGTGGTTGGAGGGGAGGCCGTGGTGGATCAGATAGGGGTGAATATGGAGGTGGGGGTGGTTCAGATCGTGGTGGCTTTGGAGGCAGGGGAGGTTTTCGAGGTAGAGGGGACAGAGGAGGTTCTAGAGGTAGAGGATCAGAAGGAGGAGGCAGCAGCTGTTTCAAGTGTGGCGAGTCTGGACACTTTGCTAGGGACTGTGACCAGGGTGGAAGCGGCGGTGGTGGTGGCGGTAGATATTCTGGTGGTGGAGGTGGCGGCGGCGGTTGCTACAAGTGTGGGGAGGACGGTCACTTTGCCCGTGAATGCCCCAGCAGTGGTGGAGGAGGTGGTGGCGGTGGCGGCAGCGGCGGCGGTTGCTACAAGTGTGGGGAGAACGGTCACTTTGCCCGTGAATGCCCCAGCGGTGGCGGAGGCAGTAAGTTTTCTGCTGGTGGAGGTGGCGGCGGCGGTTGCTACAAGTGTGGGGAGGATGGTCACTTTGCCCGTGAATGCCCCAGCGGTGGCGGAGGCGGTAAGTCTTCTGGTGGTGGAGGTGGCGGCGGCGGTTGCTACAAGTGTGGGGAGGACGGTCACTTTGCCCGTGAATGCCCCAGCGGTGGCGGAGGCGGTAAGTATTCTGGTGGTGGAGGTGGCGGCGGCAGCAGTTGCTACAAGTGTGGGGAGGCGGGTCACTTTGCCCGTGAATGCCCCAGCAGTGGCATGGGAACTGGTTCAGGAAACGCAAGCACAGCTTGGACTGCAAACAAATTCAACACTGAGGATTGGAACAAATCAAAAGAAACAAGTGACGGACCGAGTGATACGTGGGGTAAAACATCCAGCTCTTGGGGCAAAGGAAATAGTTCTGGCAGCCAGGGAGGCACAGCTTGGACTGCAAACAAATCCAACACTCAGGATTGGAACAAATCAAAAGAAACAAGTGACGGACCGAGTGATGCGTGGGGTAAAACAACCAGCTCTTGGGGCAAAGGAAACAGTTCTGGCAGCCAGGGAGGTACAGCTTGGACTGCAAACAAATCCAACACTGAGGATGTGAACAAATCAAAAGAAACAAGTGACGGACCGAGTGATGCGTGGGGTAAAACAACCAGCTCTTGGGGCAATGGAAACAGTTCTAGCAGCCAGGGAGGCTGGTGACAGCTTTGAATGGTAATTATATGTAcataaacttggttgatttttatATCCTGCTCATCTAGGTCTTTATACTCTAGAAATTTGCGCTATACGATGCACAGATTCTACTTGCAAATATCTGGGATGACAGTCTCAATATTTTATTCAAGATGAACTATTTGAAACTTCATAAATTATTACATGCTTAGTTGATTTTGTTATGTTATACATTTTGCTTTTCTGTTTATCTTTactttttctttggattctgaaCCAGCTCCTGTGCAAATTGATCTGTTTAATTTGAAACAGGCAAATTTTTTAAATGTATAGGTCATTTTGTTGCATACTTGCTGCTCCCATTTCCACCAACTTTTCTTGTTGAACATTGTAGTAATAGTTTTGTCCTAAATATCTGCAGGTTATTTTGCTATGGAAGGTCGATTGAGCTATCCGTCTAATTATCTGGTTTTTAGTTTGTAAAAAGAACAAAGGACAGACTTTCTTGGGGAGCATGAATTGGGACTTTAGATGCTAAGATTTGTCGTAAGTTATTACTCTTGAATTGCAGAACATAAACTATTTGAATGTTGGATATTTGTGCTTGCTTTATTTTCACTTCGGAGACTGATATTTGTGTGGTGCTTGCTTTTGTAATGACTTTAACATGTGGCTTTGGCATATAGATTAGTGCTAACCAAGGATAAAGCTGAAAATAATTTTATTCAAGGATAGACGTATAACCTAGGCACGTCGGTTATCAGGTTGTGTTTTAGTCAACTGCTTATCTTGTCCAGTTGTGTTTACATTTTGTTTATACATATTTTGTGGTGTCTTCATAATAAAATTACCTTTATGTAAGTGCATGAATGCTTAGAGCCTAATCTGCAGAGAGCAAAAACATGTTATGAATTGGACCTGAAAGTAGCAATCTTCATTTACTTGAACTTTTAGGAAGTCAACCTTCAGTAACTGGGGTGTTTTAGCAATAGAGGATTATGTTTTCACGGACTTGCAAACTTTGTTTGTTTTTGAAAATATAAGGATTCTTAATAAATATTGAAAATGTAATGCTCTGGCATAATTAAGTTTTAACCCCAGCTAGCTCTTATAGTGCTTATATGGATTTTCTCTTTATTCAGGTCTTTTTTCCAATTTCTGTGATCCACTTTTGTTCTAAGAAAACTCATCTCtttatatttaaaatagtttaacTTTAAAATTGTGTTtctcttaatgagatgatttataggcTAGGTACATGAATATTGAAGGTTTGTTTTATATTACAAGTTCCAGAAAATTTTCTTTTAAATGGTGCCAAATAAATTGACACGAAGCTTATAACTGCATACATATTCTAGTAATTATGTATGAGTAGAGTAGAGATTAGAGATAGCAAAGTCTCATACAATTTTTAACTGTGAGAGGAGGAAATGTATGTAAACTTTTGACAACTTGAGGTGAATTGGTTCTCTTAAAGGACTATTCTTGCCCATCTCGCGATTCACAAAAGCCTACCAAAAGTCTACCTTCAAACCCTCAAGTCAAAAGTAACTTATCAAAATTTAAACACAAACACGTGACCTTGTATTCTCAAGTTTGGGTACATCTAACTGTACGAAGAAAGCTAGA from Lycium barbarum isolate Lr01 chromosome 10, ASM1917538v2, whole genome shotgun sequence includes:
- the LOC132613974 gene encoding protein RNA-directed DNA methylation 3; translated protein: MGRKSVLPKGKDKVTDGKSSSSAGKRKRNDDYDEDKTGGRKRKDRSVLQFVDDVAYDVDDDDDDDDDFNFSDDSDFFDEDLLEEEFGSNVEIKNEPARTPQLPVVKEEEMDGEELEQMLRERYRPGSSFVSYAEDNDERKRQFEQDTIVPTLKDPTIWKVKCTVGREKHSAFCLMQKYIDLLALGTKLQIISAFALDHVKGAIYIEADKQFDVYEACKGLCSIYSSRVAPVPMNEVAHLIAVRKKSSGISEGMWARVKSGIYKGDLAQVVAVNDARKKVTVKLIPRIDLQAIADKFGGGVAAKKGVIPAPRLISSTELEDFRPLIQYRKDRDTNLMFEILDGKMLKDGYLYKKVGTDSLSYWGVVPTEAELLKFEPSSNDEPQDVEWLTQLYGNRKKKKITNDFKVGQKGGEKGECSSSSSMENNFEVDDLVFFGRNDFGIIIGKEKDDSFKIMKYGSDRPVVVSIQLRELKRASFDKKLFTVKDQLTNAISIGDVVKVLDGSLKDRQGTVKQIYKGVVFLYDQSEQDNNGYLCVKGQICERITGSGGVLNEKGSEPGSSGFADFSSSPKSPLSPEKSWRVKDDNNSFKREDTNEMFSVGQALRIRVGPLKGYLCRVIAIRRSDVTVKLDSQQKILTVKSEHLAEVQGNRSVMSLGGDGDAAKPFDLLGTQDGSQDWMVQGATATEGSTGNAGASSSAERSSWPAFPSSSLSVQLDSADDSKTGNSIWETKATQTQNTSWGASGVSEGTVAGSGQDDGWAKATSTAGATSGASDGWGKKVESHQESTKKVMDNSWGRSVQKQGNNDDSGKTSWGKQDGGSSWGKQSDANTESDWKKQDGGSDKTDKTSWSQQGAGSSWNKSDGRSSWSKQAGGSSWGKQSDANAETGWKKQDGGSNKTESKTSWSQQDGGSSWKKSEGEGGSSWGKQSDAKAENSWKKQDGGSSWSKPDNKTSSSQQDSGSSWNKNNGGSSWGKQSDANAETDGKKQDGGSSWSKPDDSKTSWSKQDDGSSWNKKEDVSFTKQAGGTSWDKGSGGSAWIKKEAESGGGKKDGGSSWGKQAAGGSSWKRGHDKNLDEDTGVPVNQSSDSQSGGGWNASKRSNDGWSSSWNKNSATKEVGGSSGNQSDWDKKSGQVGGAAGWDNKITHKESEGNSSAWNSKSAVEQDGNGKNQNDPWSAKKTSDGGSSTGWGQSNSWKSGTNDAVGQDSWSSKSNWNSGSDFGGNNQQSDSYSDRGRGGGWRGGRGGSDRGEYGGGGGSDRGGFGGRGGFRGRGDRGGSRGRGSEGGGSSCFKCGESGHFARDCDQGGSGGGGGGRYSGGGGGGGGCYKCGEDGHFARECPSSGGGGGGGGGSGGGCYKCGENGHFARECPSGGGGSKFSAGGGGGGGCYKCGEDGHFARECPSGGGGGKSSGGGGGGGGCYKCGEDGHFARECPSGGGGGKYSGGGGGGGSSCYKCGEAGHFARECPSSGMGTGSGNASTAWTANKFNTEDWNKSKETSDGPSDTWGKTSSSWGKGNSSGSQGGTAWTANKSNTQDWNKSKETSDGPSDAWGKTTSSWGKGNSSGSQGGTAWTANKSNTEDVNKSKETSDGPSDAWGKTTSSWGNGNSSSSQGGW